The window GATCGGCCGCACGGGCCTCCAGCTCACAGGTCAGAATTCCCTCCTGACGCACGTGCAGGCATGATGTGTCGGCTAAGTCAAAGTCTCAGGTGCGGGGTACGCCGTTGGCGTCGTATCCCGCATCTTCCAGAAGATCGGTCCGCTCAATAGCCCGCAGGTGGACGGCCAGTGCCTCCCAGTTCGACACCCGCTCCGCCAGCGTGCTGGCAGATTGCGGCAACATCTGGCTGGACAGTTCCTCTGCCTTCGCCTCCGATCCCAGAAACGCCAGCAGCCTGTTCAGCGGCTCCGCCTGCAATGTCTCCCGGTAGTCTATGTCGAAGGTTTCGATACCTTCGTCCTTGCGCAACTCTCGGCATATCCGCCGGTGGCGGTTCGTGAAGCCGATCGCGTCCTGCACATGTTTCGGCAGGATCTCCACCTTCTGCTCCCGCAGTGGCTGACCTTCCCGACGCACATACTGCCCCGTCATCTGTGCAGCCACATGCGACACGCAGACTTCCAGCAGCGCCCGCTGCAACAGCACCACTCGGTATCGGCCGGAGAACAGCGCCTTACGCAGGAATTTCCGACCGTCGAGATGCCGCGGAAACAGCTTGAACCCTGTCGCAGCGGGTTTGTTCCGGTCCGCCAATGTATTCAACAGTTCCTCGCCGCGCGCGTCCCTCGCCTCGACTTCCCCCCGTTTCAGTCCGACATCCGCCAATACCTCGGGCGGCAACTCAACCGACTTGCCCTTGTAGATCTCCCCGTAGCACACCAGATCCGGGGCCGAGTTCAGCAGGCTCACGAGGTTGTAGGAGCCGGTCCGTATGGTCGCGGCGATGATGAAGGGACGGCCCCTTTCGGCCGCGAATTCGCCATTTGAACCTGACACCCCATTGCTCATTTCACCACTGCTCCTCGATTCCCATCGGCAGATCGCCGCTGATTTTCCGCGTTTTCGCAGGCTGCAATCCATTCATCTCAAATTGACACGCGATTACGCAACTTCAACCCTGATTCAGCCTGCGTGCACCCCTTTACGGCCCATTTGGGGCGGGATATGAACGCTCAATGGCAGTGATGGGCCAATAATCCCAGACAAACAAGCAGGCACAAGGGCGACAGAGTATGTTCGGAGCACTTAGAAGCTTCATTTCAGCGGATATGGCAATCGACCTCGGGACAGCCAACACCCTCGTCTACGTCAAGGGCAAGGGCATCATCCTGAACGAGCCATCGGTCGTCGCCTACAAGACGAAAGACGGCAAGAAGGAGGTGCTGGCGGTCGGCGAAGACGCCAAGCTAATGCTTGGCCGCACCCCCGGCTCCATCGAGGCAATCCGCCCGATGCGCGATGGCGTGATCGCCGACTTCGGCGTCGCCGAGGAGATGATCAAGCACTTCATCCGCAAGGTCCACAAGGCCGGCAACTGGGCCAAGCCCAAGGTCATCGTCTGCGTCCCCTACGGCGCCACCCCGGTGGAAAAACGCGCCATACGCGACAGCGTCCGCCAAGCTGGCGCCAAGAAGGTCGGCCTGCTGGCCGAACCCATCGCCGCCGCCATCGGTGCCGGCATGCCGATCACCGACCCCACAGGCAACATGGTCGTCGACATCGGCGGCGGCACCACCGAGGTCGCCGTCCTCTCGCTGGGTGATATCGTCTACGCACGCTCCGTTCGCGTCGGCGGCGACCGCATGGACGAGGCAATTATTTCCTACCTCCGCCGCCAGCATAACCTCCTGGTCGGCGACACCACGGCCGAGCGGATCAAGACCTCCATCGGCACCGCCCGCATGCCCGACGACGGCCGCGGCCAGGTGATGGAGATCCGCGGCCGCGACCTGCTGAACGGCGTGCCCAAGGAAACCGAGGTCACCCAGGCGCAGGTCGCCGAAGCCCTCGCCGAGCCGGTGCAGCAGATCTGCGAGGCCGTGATGACGGCGCTCGAATCCACGCCCCCCGATCTCGCCGCCGACATCGTCGACCGCGGCGTCATGCTTACCGGCGGCGGCGCCCTCCTCGGCGACCTCGACCTCGCCCTGCGGGAGCAGACGGGCCTCGCCATCTCCGTTGCCGACGAGACGCTGAACTGTGTCGCCCTCGGCACGGGCAAATCTCTCGAATATGAACAGCAGCTGTTGCATGTTATAGATTTCGGGAGCTGAGAGAGCGAGGCAGTGAAACGGCATGGCCAAGGGCGACGATCAGGTCTCCGCCATGTGGCGCACCATCCGCCGGATCCTGATAACCGGGATCTCGGTGCTTCTGCTTGCCCTGTTCCTGCTCTGGCGCATCGACAACCCGCGGGTTGAGAACATCCGCATCGCCATTCTCGACCGCGTCGTACCCAACGTCGAATGGTCGCTGAACCCGATCACCTATCTCAATCGGATGATCGGCGATTACCAGACGATGGAAGAAGTTTACGCCCAGAACCGCGAACTCCGCCGTGAGTTGCAGCGGATGAAGGGTTGGCGAGAGGCCGCCCTCCAGCTGGAGGAGAAGAATGCACGCCTCCGCGCCCTCAACAACGTCCGCCTCTCGCCCCGCCTCCGTTTCGTTGCCGGAGAGGTGATCGCAGACAGCGGCAGCCCCTTCCGCCAGTCCGGCCTGCTGAACATCGGCCGCATCGACGGCGTGAAGGATGGCTGGGCAGTGGTCGATGGCCTGGGCCTTGTCGGCCGTATTTCCGGCGTCGGCGAAAGCACCAGCCGCGTTATCCTGCTGACAGACATCAATGCCCGCGTCCCGGCGATCATGCCCGAATCCGGCCAGCGCGCCCTCGTCTCCGGAGACAATACCAACGCGCCCTTGCTCGAATTCGTTGAAGACACGGAGACAGTGCGTCCCGGCGACAGAGTCATGACATCGGGTGACGGCGGTCTCTTTCCCGCCGACATCCTGATCGGCACCGTCGCCGCCGGGCCGGACGGCCGCCTCCGCGTCCGTCTCGCTGCCGACTACCGCCGCCTCGAATTCATCCGCGTCCTGCGGGAGGCCCCGACGGAGGAGATTGTTGGCCCCGGTGCGCTGATCACGCCCCCCCAGCCTGCCGACGCCCTTGAATCGATCGAGGAGAGCAACGCAGGGGAGCAGACACAATGAAGAACGCCGCTCTCCAGTCCGTCCTGTTCACGCTGATCGCCGCGACAATCACCTTTCTCCACCTGTTGCCACTGGAGCTGCGGGCCGACGCGGGAGTCTGGCCCGACCTGCTCTTTGCCCTCGCCGCGGCATGGGTGCTCCGCCGACCGGACAGCACACCCGTGGCTCTGATCATCGCGATATTCCTGGCCGCCGACTTCATCCTGTCACGCCCGCCCGGCCTCTGGACGTTTCTGGTACTCATGGCCACCGAGTTCCTGCGCGTGCAGTCGCGCGGTCACCATGAGCGGCCATTCCTGTTCGAATGGATCACCTTTGCCGCCGTTTTCGCTGTGATGCTGCTCGTTCAGTCCCTGATGCTGGCGCTGGCTCTGGTGCCGAACCCGCCGACAGGCCGGATGCTCACCCAGTACGGCCTTACCGTGGGCCTCTACCCGCTCGTCACGTTCACGCTCTACGGCATCCTTCGCGTCCGCGCCCCAGCTGCGGAACATCGCGGCCTCGGAGGTGTGGCATGAGGCGCCCGAACCCAGCTTCCGCCGCCAACATCACCCGTCGCGGCCTTATGTTGCTCGGCATCCAGGGCCTCGCCGTCGGCGGTCTCGGCTACCGGATGCGCCAGTTGCAGGTCGAACAGGCCGACAAGTTCCTGCTGCTGGCCGAAGAGAACCGGATCAACATCCGCCTGCTACCGCCCGCCCGCGGCCTGATTTTCGACCGCAACGGCAAACCCATCGCCGTCAACCAGCAGAACTACCGCGTGACCATCGTCCGTGAACAGGCCGGCGATCTGGAAGAGACACTCTACAACCTCGCCCGCCTCATCCCGCTGCCGCCCGACCGGCAGGAGAAGATTTTGAAGGAGTTGCGTCAGCGGTCCGCTTTCGTACCGGTAACCGTCACCGAGCACCTGACGTGGGAGGAAATCGCCCGCATCGCCGCCAACGCCCCCGCGCTCCCCGGTGTCACCACCGAGGTCGGCCTGACACGCTATTACCCGGAACTGAAGGATTTCGCCCACATCGTCGGTTATGTCGGCCCGGTCAGTGACCGGGACCTGAACAATGTCGAAGACGCCGATCCGCTGCTGCAAATTCCCGATTTCCAGATCGGCAAGACCGGCATCGAACAGAGAATGGAGCGCGACCTGCGCGGCGGCGCCGGCAACTCCCGCATCGAGGTCAATGCCGCCGGCCGCGTCATGCGCGAACTCCAACGCACTGAAGGCACCGCCGGACAGGACCTGCACCTGACTCTCGACAAGGATCTTCAGCGATACGCACTGGAGCGGATGGCCGGCCAGAGTTCCGCCGCCGTCGTGCTCGACGTGAACACCGGCGATATTCTCGTCTCCGCCTCCTCTCCCAGCTTCGATCCGAACTCCTTTGTCTTCGGCATTTCCAGCGGCGATTGGAACCAGTTGCTGAACGATCCTTATCGCCCGCTGTCCAACAAAGCGGTCTCTGGTGCCTATCCACCGGGTTCCACCTTCAAGATGGTGGTGGCGCTGGCCGCGCTCGATGCAGGTGTGATCGGCCCGGAAGAAACCGTCTACTGCCCCGGCTTCTATCAACTCGGTAAGCGTCGTTTCCATTGCTGGCGGCGTGGTGGCCATGGCCACACCAATCTCAACGAGAGCCTGCAATTCTCCTGCGACGTCTACTACTACGATGTCGCCCGCCGCGTCGGCATCGAGCGGATCAGCGCCATGGCCAACCGCCTCGGTATCGGCATCCGCCACGATCTGCCGCTGCCCGCGATCACCGAGGGCCTGACCCCGACCAAGGACTGGAAGCAGCGCGTCCATGACAAGGCATGGCTCGTCGGCGATACGCTGAACTCCGGCATCGGCCAGGGCTTCACCCTCGCCAGCCCGCTGCAACTCGCCCTGATGACAGCCCGCATCGCCAGCGGTCGCAGCATCGTGCCCCGCATCATCCGCGCCGTTGAAGGCAAGCCGGAACCGGCGCCGGAAGCGCCGGACCTCGGTCTCTCGGATGTCCACCTCAACTATGTCCGTCGAGGCATGTACGATGTCGTCAACGCCCAGCGCGGCACCGCTCGTCGTTCCCGCATCACCGACCCGGAAAACCGCATGGCCGGCAAGACCGGCACCAGCCAGGTACGTATCATCACGGCCGAGGAACGTGCGCGCGGTGTCTTCAAGAACGAGGATCTGCCGTGGGAGCGGCGCGATCACGCGCTTTTTGTCAGTTTCGCGCCCTACACCAACCCTCGTTATGCCAGCGCCGTGATCGTGGAGCACGGCGGCGGCGGCTCCACCGCGGCGGCCCCGATCGCACGCGACATCATGATGCGCTGTCTCTATGGACCTGCCCCCCCGCTGGAGGCATACCCAGCCGAGGAACGCGACAAGATCAGGACGTTGCGCGAAAGCACGCCCCCCGAAGCCAGCGACAGCCCCGCACCGGGCAGCGATCGCGCATGACCTTCCTCGATCAGGCCAACCGCGGCATTCCCTCGGGCTTTGCCAAGATCCTGCACATGAACTGGGCGCTGACGCTGCTGCTCTGCACCATCGCGTCCGTTGGTTTCCTGATGCTCTACTCCGTCGCCGGCGGGTCCTTCTCGCCCTGGGCGGAGCCGCAGATCGTCCGCTTTGCCATGGGCCTTGCCGCGATGTTTGCCGTCGGCATGATCCACATCCGCTTCTGGCGCGGCATGGCCCCCATCGCCTATGTCGGCGGCCTCGTTCTCCTGCTGGTCGTGGAATTTTTCGGCTCCGTCGGCATGGGCGCCCAGCGCTGGATCGACCTCGGTTTCATCATGCTCCAGCCCTCGGAACTGATGAAGGTCGCGCTGGTGATGATGCTGGCACTCTATTATGACTGGCTCCCGCGAGAGAAGGTCTCCCGCCCGTTCTGGGTGGCAATCCCGCTGGTACTGACGCTCATCCCCATGGGGCTGGTCCTCCAACAGCCAGACCTCGGCACCTCGATCCTGCTGGCGGCCGGCTCCGGCGTGGTCATGTTTCTTGCCGGCGTGTCGATCTGGTATTTCATTGCCGCCATCTCCGGCGGTGTCGGGCTGGTCACCGTCGTGCTGGAAAGCCGGGGCACCTCCTGGCAGATCCTCAAGGACTATCAGTACCGCCGCATCGAGACTTTCCTCGACCCGTCGCTCGACCCACTCGGTTCGGGCTACCACATCACCCAGTCGAAGATCGCGCTCGGCTCAGGCGGCCTTTCCGGGCGCGGCTTCATGGAAGGCACGCAAACCCGCCTGAACTTCCTCCCCGAGAAACACACCGACTTCATCTTCACGACCCTGGCCGAGGAGTTCGGCTTCGTCGGCTCCGTTTCGCTGCTGACGCTTTACCTTTTGGTGATCGTTTTCTGTTTGGTGTCAGCCATGCGCAACCGTGACCGCTTCGGCGCACTCCTGACCGGCGGAATCGCCGCCACATTCTTCTTCTTCTTCGCCGTCAACATGGCGATGGTGATGGGTCTCATTCCCGTCGTCGGCGTGCCACTGCCGCTCGTCTCCTACGGGGGCTCGGCGATGCTCGTCCTCATGGCCGCCTTCGGCCTGATCCAGTCCGCACATATTCACAGGCCAAGATGACCATCGAAATTCTCTATGACGCAAACCCACGTGAGTGGCCTGCCTACAAACAGGCAATACCCGCAGCGCTCAAGGCACGGGGCATAGATCACAACTTCAGCCGCGCCGTTCTGCCGTCCGATGCGGATTACGTCGTCTACTCGCCGTCGGGGGGCATCCACGACTTTACCCCCTTCACCCGCGCTCGCGCCATTGTCTCCCTCTGGGCCGGGGTGGAAAAAATCGTCGGCAACGAAACCCTCACCCAACCACTCACCCGCATGATCGACCCGGGGCTGACACAGGGCATGATCGAATGGGTCACAGGCCATGTCCTGCGCTATCACCTCGGCATGGATGTTCACCTCGCCAGTCAGTCGGGCGACGTCTGGGCGGAGGACGTGATCCCACCCCTGGCCTCCGAACGTCCGGTCTCCATCCTCGGGCTTGGCGCTCTCGGCGCCGCATGCGGCCAGTCCCTCGCCCGCCTCGGCTTTCCCGTTATGGGATGGAGCCGCAGCCACAAGTCCATTCCCGGCATCGCCTGCACATCCGGTGCCAACGGCCTGAAGAAATGCCTGCAGGGTGCGGAAATCCTGATCCTGCTGCTGCCGGAAACGCGCGAAACCCACAATATCCTGAATGCCCAGACGCTGAAGCTCATGCCCCAGGGTGCCCGTATCCTGAATCCCGGCCGCGGCGGCCTCATCAACGATGATGCCCTTCTCGCGGCGCTCGACAGCGGCCAGATTGCCCACGCCACGCTCGATGTCTTCCGGGAAGAACCGCTGCCGAAACCGCACCCTTACTGGGCGCATCCGCAGGTCACCGTCACGCCGCATATCGCATCGGCCACCCGCACCAGCACTGCCGCCATCGCCGCCGCCGAAACCATCGCCGCGTTTGAGCGGGGCGAGACGCCACCCAATCTGGTGGATCGCAACCTCGGCTACTGACCTCAGATCAGCCGCGGCGGCCTGTTCACGTCGCGTTGCACCGGTGCTGCCAGCTCCGGCTCGGGAATGTCGAACCGCAATCCGACCGTCTCCAGCCGTTCGGCCATTGCCGTGCCGTCGAGAAACAGGATATCCAGCGCCGCCGCCTCCGCGCCCGAATAGGCCAGCGCCTCCGCCACCACGTCGGCCACGGCCGCCTGCCCTTCGTCCAGCACACCGCCAATGGCCAGCAGCACGCCGCGTTGCCCGCCGGCGTAGCGCGCGCCGACCAACCAAGCTGCTCCCGCCAGTCCGGACAACCGCGCAAGGCCTGCGTCCAGTGCCCGCAGCACCACTTCCGGCACCTCCGGGCGAAAGATCTCTTCCGGCACGGCATCGACCACGTCTGGTGCCGACGGTGCCGTTTCGGCAATCCAGTCCACCCCGTCCGCGCCCAGCAGACTGGAGGAGGATGCAACTCCAAGGTTCACCCCCAGCGCCACACCCTGCCCGGCCAGCATTTCCACCAGCTTGCGCCCCGAAAGGCCCAGGTAGGGTGTCGGCGCCTCAACGAACTCCGCCATCCGTGCTTCGGTGTCGAAGGCCAACCCCACCGGCCCGTCCTCCGTTTCCATCACCAGCAATTCCGCCTTGTCACCGACCGGCTCGGCCTCCAGCAGCACGAAAAGTTCCGCCGCCCTCAGGGCAGCATAGAACGCCATCCGCGCCGCCTCGCTTTCCTCGTCCGCCATCATCGCGGCGTGGGCGCGGTCCAGCGCCGTCTCATCCGTCATTCAGTATCTCCGCCACACGGTCCCGCAACCACGGCACCAGTTCGGCCTCGAAGGCCGGATTCTTCTTCAGCCATGCCGTATTGCGCCACGACGGATGAGGCAAGGGCACCTTGTCCGGCGCATGGTCGCGCCACCGCGCCACCGTGGCCGTCACTCCTTTGGCGCCCAGATGCCATTCCTGTGCATAACCACCGATCAGCAGCATCAACCGAACACGGGGCAGCGCCGCCATCACCCGGTCGTGCCAGTTCTGCGCACAGACCTTGGGCGGGGGCAGGTCCGTCCCCTTGGCGTCATAGCCGGGAAAGCAAAACGCCATCGGCAGCACCGCAAATTTTTGCCGGTCATAGAACGCCTTCCGGTCAACGCCCAGCCAGTCCCTCAAACGGTCGCCGGAGCGATCATCGAACGGGATGCCGGAGGCGTGCACCCGCGCCCCAGGTGCCTGCCCGCACACAAGGATCGGCGCATTCGACAGCCACGGCACAGGCCGGGGTGCATGGCCCGTCGCCGTGACCGCAAACCGATCGGCGCAGATCCGGCAGCCTTCAATCTCCCTTGTCAGCGCCGCCAGCGCCGTCATGTCCACTTGATCGAGCATCCCAGCGAAGGCACCTGATCCTGCGGCCCCGTACCTTTCGTCGCGATCTGCCGCATCGCCTCCACCAGTTCCCGAGTCCGCCCATGGGCGTCGCCCCTGCCAGCGTCGTCCAGCCGCCCACGGTACTGAAGTTCGCCATCCGCGTTGAAGCCAAAGAAATCCGGCGTACAGACGGCCCCGTATATCTTGCCGACAGTCTGCGCCTCATCGACAAGATAGGGAAACGCCCAGCCGTGTGCCGCCGCGAAGCGTTTCATTTCCGGCGGGCTGTCAGCCGGATATTCAGCATAGTCATTGGACATCACCCCAAGCACACCGATTCCCTCTGCCATCAGATCCGCCGTATCCTCGGCCAGCCGCTCCGCAATCGCCCTCACGTAGGGGCAATGGTTGCACAGGAAGGCGATCAAAAGCGGTTTCTCGCCGAGATAGTCGCTCATCCGGAACGTCTGCCCGTCCGGATCGCACAGCGTGAACTCCGCCGCCTTCCACCCTAAATTGCAAACGGGAGTATCCAGCAGCATCGTGTCCTCCATTCCATTCGCCCGACGACGCACTTCCCGCGCCGATCACTCGTTCTGATGACAGATGTAGTACTGCCCGCCGCCGGTGACCACGTGTCGAGCAGGGTGATGACTGTCCGAAACCTGATCGAAACAGTCGCAATACGGTTTCCATACCAAAACCATACCCAATCCATATTCGGCAGCGCCATCAAAACGATTGACTCATTTCGACATTTCTCTAATTATAGAATCATGGAAACGAAAACACATCTCCCGCTCGATATCGAGGAAGCCGCGCGGGCCTTCGCCGCGCTCGGCTCCGGTCAGCGACTGGCCGTCCTGCAGGCGCTGGTAGCAGCCGGGCCGGAAGGTCTGGCGGCCGGTGATCTTGCTCAGCGCACCGGTATCGGTGGCTCAACCCTGACCCACCACCTCCGGTTTCTGACACAATCTCAGTTAGCTACGCAACGGCGCGAGGGGCGGTCGATCATCTCTACCGCCGCGTTTGGCCGCGTGGAAACTCTCTCGAACTACCTGCTTCTCAACTGCTGCGCCGAACCGGCCGGCTGCGTCCACAAGGAACATCGCAATGGCTGACACCACGGCCCACGACGTCGCACCCAGTCGCTTCAAGCCAAGCCGCGTCTGGCTTGTTTTTGTTGGCATAATCGCCGTTTGCCTCGTGGCAGTACCGTCGCAGGTGCCCGGCATACTCACCGACACCGCCGGCGCACTGCTGCACACTGCCCCCTTCATCCTTTTCGCCGTTTTCGCCGTCGCCTATCTCAAGGCCACCGGCGCCGAAACCCTTCTGGCCAAGGCTTTCGAAGGCAACCAGACCCGCATGATAATCATGGCAGCCCTCCTCGGCGGCCTCTCTCCTTTCTGCTCCTGCGAGGTCATTCCTTTCATCGCCGCCATGCTCGCCCTCGGCACTCCCCTCGCTGCAGTCATGGCCTTCTGGCTGGCGTCACCGCTGATGGATCCGGCAATGTTTGCCATCACCGCCTCTGCTCTCGGCTTCGACTTCGCCGTCGGCAAGACCGTCGCGGCCGTAGGCCTTGGCCTGCTGGGAGGCTTTGGCACTCGCCTGCTCATCCACACTCCCGCTTTCAGTGACCCGTTGCGGGAAAAGCCACAGATCGGCGGATGCTGCGGCGTCAAAAAACCTTTTCAAGGCAAACCTTTGTGGAAATTCTGGCAGGAAGACGCTCGCCGGGAGACCTTCCGCCAAACGGCGCTGACCAACACGCTCTTTCTCGTCAAATGGCTCTCTCTCGCGTACTTGCTGGAGGCTTTGATGGTCCGGTTCATTCCTGCCGAGTTAATTGCCGGGGCGCTTGGCGGCGACGGTTTCGGCACCATTTTGCTGGCATCGCTCGTCGGTGGACCTGCCTACCTCAACGGGTACGCCGCCGTGCCCCTGCTTGCAGGACTTCTGGAACAGGGCAT of the Algicella marina genome contains:
- a CDS encoding rod shape-determining protein, whose amino-acid sequence is MFGALRSFISADMAIDLGTANTLVYVKGKGIILNEPSVVAYKTKDGKKEVLAVGEDAKLMLGRTPGSIEAIRPMRDGVIADFGVAEEMIKHFIRKVHKAGNWAKPKVIVCVPYGATPVEKRAIRDSVRQAGAKKVGLLAEPIAAAIGAGMPITDPTGNMVVDIGGGTTEVAVLSLGDIVYARSVRVGGDRMDEAIISYLRRQHNLLVGDTTAERIKTSIGTARMPDDGRGQVMEIRGRDLLNGVPKETEVTQAQVAEALAEPVQQICEAVMTALESTPPDLAADIVDRGVMLTGGGALLGDLDLALREQTGLAISVADETLNCVALGTGKSLEYEQQLLHVIDFGS
- the mreC gene encoding rod shape-determining protein MreC; this translates as MAKGDDQVSAMWRTIRRILITGISVLLLALFLLWRIDNPRVENIRIAILDRVVPNVEWSLNPITYLNRMIGDYQTMEEVYAQNRELRRELQRMKGWREAALQLEEKNARLRALNNVRLSPRLRFVAGEVIADSGSPFRQSGLLNIGRIDGVKDGWAVVDGLGLVGRISGVGESTSRVILLTDINARVPAIMPESGQRALVSGDNTNAPLLEFVEDTETVRPGDRVMTSGDGGLFPADILIGTVAAGPDGRLRVRLAADYRRLEFIRVLREAPTEEIVGPGALITPPQPADALESIEESNAGEQTQ
- a CDS encoding rod shape-determining protein MreD — its product is MKNAALQSVLFTLIAATITFLHLLPLELRADAGVWPDLLFALAAAWVLRRPDSTPVALIIAIFLAADFILSRPPGLWTFLVLMATEFLRVQSRGHHERPFLFEWITFAAVFAVMLLVQSLMLALALVPNPPTGRMLTQYGLTVGLYPLVTFTLYGILRVRAPAAEHRGLGGVA
- the mrdA gene encoding penicillin-binding protein 2, with product MRRPNPASAANITRRGLMLLGIQGLAVGGLGYRMRQLQVEQADKFLLLAEENRINIRLLPPARGLIFDRNGKPIAVNQQNYRVTIVREQAGDLEETLYNLARLIPLPPDRQEKILKELRQRSAFVPVTVTEHLTWEEIARIAANAPALPGVTTEVGLTRYYPELKDFAHIVGYVGPVSDRDLNNVEDADPLLQIPDFQIGKTGIEQRMERDLRGGAGNSRIEVNAAGRVMRELQRTEGTAGQDLHLTLDKDLQRYALERMAGQSSAAVVLDVNTGDILVSASSPSFDPNSFVFGISSGDWNQLLNDPYRPLSNKAVSGAYPPGSTFKMVVALAALDAGVIGPEETVYCPGFYQLGKRRFHCWRRGGHGHTNLNESLQFSCDVYYYDVARRVGIERISAMANRLGIGIRHDLPLPAITEGLTPTKDWKQRVHDKAWLVGDTLNSGIGQGFTLASPLQLALMTARIASGRSIVPRIIRAVEGKPEPAPEAPDLGLSDVHLNYVRRGMYDVVNAQRGTARRSRITDPENRMAGKTGTSQVRIITAEERARGVFKNEDLPWERRDHALFVSFAPYTNPRYASAVIVEHGGGGSTAAAPIARDIMMRCLYGPAPPLEAYPAEERDKIRTLRESTPPEASDSPAPGSDRA
- the rodA gene encoding rod shape-determining protein RodA — encoded protein: MTFLDQANRGIPSGFAKILHMNWALTLLLCTIASVGFLMLYSVAGGSFSPWAEPQIVRFAMGLAAMFAVGMIHIRFWRGMAPIAYVGGLVLLLVVEFFGSVGMGAQRWIDLGFIMLQPSELMKVALVMMLALYYDWLPREKVSRPFWVAIPLVLTLIPMGLVLQQPDLGTSILLAAGSGVVMFLAGVSIWYFIAAISGGVGLVTVVLESRGTSWQILKDYQYRRIETFLDPSLDPLGSGYHITQSKIALGSGGLSGRGFMEGTQTRLNFLPEKHTDFIFTTLAEEFGFVGSVSLLTLYLLVIVFCLVSAMRNRDRFGALLTGGIAATFFFFFAVNMAMVMGLIPVVGVPLPLVSYGGSAMLVLMAAFGLIQSAHIHRPR
- a CDS encoding 2-hydroxyacid dehydrogenase, whose protein sequence is MTIEILYDANPREWPAYKQAIPAALKARGIDHNFSRAVLPSDADYVVYSPSGGIHDFTPFTRARAIVSLWAGVEKIVGNETLTQPLTRMIDPGLTQGMIEWVTGHVLRYHLGMDVHLASQSGDVWAEDVIPPLASERPVSILGLGALGAACGQSLARLGFPVMGWSRSHKSIPGIACTSGANGLKKCLQGAEILILLLPETRETHNILNAQTLKLMPQGARILNPGRGGLINDDALLAALDSGQIAHATLDVFREEPLPKPHPYWAHPQVTVTPHIASATRTSTAAIAAAETIAAFERGETPPNLVDRNLGY
- a CDS encoding SseB family protein, coding for MTDETALDRAHAAMMADEESEAARMAFYAALRAAELFVLLEAEPVGDKAELLVMETEDGPVGLAFDTEARMAEFVEAPTPYLGLSGRKLVEMLAGQGVALGVNLGVASSSSLLGADGVDWIAETAPSAPDVVDAVPEEIFRPEVPEVVLRALDAGLARLSGLAGAAWLVGARYAGGQRGVLLAIGGVLDEGQAAVADVVAEALAYSGAEAAALDILFLDGTAMAERLETVGLRFDIPEPELAAPVQRDVNRPPRLI
- a CDS encoding uracil-DNA glycosylase family protein, with the translated sequence MLDQVDMTALAALTREIEGCRICADRFAVTATGHAPRPVPWLSNAPILVCGQAPGARVHASGIPFDDRSGDRLRDWLGVDRKAFYDRQKFAVLPMAFCFPGYDAKGTDLPPPKVCAQNWHDRVMAALPRVRLMLLIGGYAQEWHLGAKGVTATVARWRDHAPDKVPLPHPSWRNTAWLKKNPAFEAELVPWLRDRVAEILNDG
- a CDS encoding thioredoxin family protein, with translation MEDTMLLDTPVCNLGWKAAEFTLCDPDGQTFRMSDYLGEKPLLIAFLCNHCPYVRAIAERLAEDTADLMAEGIGVLGVMSNDYAEYPADSPPEMKRFAAAHGWAFPYLVDEAQTVGKIYGAVCTPDFFGFNADGELQYRGRLDDAGRGDAHGRTRELVEAMRQIATKGTGPQDQVPSLGCSIKWT
- a CDS encoding ArsR/SmtB family transcription factor — protein: METKTHLPLDIEEAARAFAALGSGQRLAVLQALVAAGPEGLAAGDLAQRTGIGGSTLTHHLRFLTQSQLATQRREGRSIISTAAFGRVETLSNYLLLNCCAEPAGCVHKEHRNG
- a CDS encoding permease, which encodes MADTTAHDVAPSRFKPSRVWLVFVGIIAVCLVAVPSQVPGILTDTAGALLHTAPFILFAVFAVAYLKATGAETLLAKAFEGNQTRMIIMAALLGGLSPFCSCEVIPFIAAMLALGTPLAAVMAFWLASPLMDPAMFAITASALGFDFAVGKTVAAVGLGLLGGFGTRLLIHTPAFSDPLREKPQIGGCCGVKKPFQGKPLWKFWQEDARRETFRQTALTNTLFLVKWLSLAYLLEALMVRFIPAELIAGALGGDGFGTILLASLVGGPAYLNGYAAVPLLAGLLEQGMAPGAAMAFVVAGGVSCIPAAIAVWALVKPRVFAGYLTFAFVGSLIAGTIWGAIV